GCTCCTATGTCGGAGGTCACAGGGCCAGGAATTTGACCGTCAAATATTAGAAGCTACGCCTTTCTACTAGACATGCCTTACCCCTTCCCAACCCTGCTCCCACTTTGCCGCCAAGCTCACCCATTCCGAGCAAAGTTGGCCCAGAATTTCATCACCATCTTGCTGAGTTTGATCTCTTCTTCTGAGGCACCCTCTGTGGCAAGGAGACAAAAAgcctttgctactcaaagtgtggttcatgGGGCCCCAGCAGCAGCATCGCTTGaaagcttgttagaaattcagaatctGAGCCCTTGCTCCAGACCCACTGAGTCAGAAGATGCATTTTAAGAAGTTTCTGGGTAATTTATGTGCAAAtcaaggttgagaatcactgatgtaGAACTCAGCAAAGGGCTGTCGTCAATCCATGAGCAGGTTGCCTTCAGAGACACAACGCCTCCCCCCCCCGTGCCCCCCAGGGTTTGGCAGACTAGAGCAACCCAGCCTTCCAGGCTTGCGCTCCATTGGGTCTTTTCAAATCTCCTTCACCCACTCACATATGCACAGAATCTGAAAAATGATGGAGCTGTAATGGCCCTAGGGAGTCACCCAACCAGGAAATGCCCAGAGGCTCTGGTGTGTTACAAACTGGTCCGAGGGAGGTACAAGTTATCTGTAACTCTTGATAGTTAAGGTATTGAAGACATTGgtgaaaagttttctttaaaatattacattccTAAATATTTGAAGTTTAATAAGGCATGAgttttagatagatagatagatagatagctggatagatagacagacagacacatgttAGCCCTGATTCAAGGTCAACACAAATTCTAACTTTACTCTCACTCATTCTGACATGTTTTTCTGAGTCGTGGCATTCTAGCCGTTGAGCAGACGCCAGCAGGTAATCCACCACCTGCCATATTGATGCCCAGGTCTGTATTCTTTAGTTGACATGGAGGAGAGCACATGCATGTACATTCTCCATCATGCATCATAGAGCAAGAGAAAGGTTGAGAACATTTCTAGTTCAACTCTCTTATGGTGAATTCTGGAAACTAAGGCCTGGAGAGAAAGAAGACCTTTCCCAAGTATATCAAAccaaaatttgaacccagatcttaTAAGTCCAAGTTTGTAGTAACCAAACAGCCATCACCTTTGATAAGCGGGACCCCGAAGACTGAGTAGACGTCATCCCCGTGATCCCCTATCACCGTCTTGGGTTTCATGTCTGATGAGAAGCTTGGGCGATACTGAAACTCATACATGTAGGTGGGGGCTCCAGCATCTGAGAAGACATGGATTAACGCACAGTTCATTTGACCTGATGCACACCTTGATGGTATCAAGTTCTCCAGGGGTTCTGAACACTCAGGGAATTGGTGGCACCCCAGGATCCTAAGTAGGCAACAACAGCAATATTAATAACAGCTGTCCATTGTGAGTGTCAACTGTGCACTGGACACACGCGGCCCTACACAAAACCCCTGGTTATCAGTATAATAGAGACATAATTTGGAAAAGTTCTGTGATTTGCTTAAGAGTGCGTAAATGGTGGCCATGGGGCTGGATGTGatccatgtatttgttgaatgaatgaataaatgaatgaagattgaatggatgaatgaatgttgaaaCTCTGGGTATATCTGTGCAAAATAACTATTATGGGGGCACCAGGTCAATTCACATTAACCACTTTGCCTACTGATGCATTCCTACTTGAGAACCCTATATACATAGAGTTTACACATAGTCTAAGAGAGACTATGTGTAAAGAGAGACCTAGTAATCAAAAATATGCAAATTGAAAGAGcatgatgttctttttttttttttttttttttttggtgaggagcgGCTTACGAAACTGGCAGcattatttgtgtgttttaaactGACTGTCCCAAGTGAGAGAGTTAGGAAACCTGCCTCCTATACACTGCAAACCAGTGTTGCAGTCTATATGGAGAACTTTCAAATGCTCCTACAGTCCAGTCGagtaatttcacttctaaaaTCCAATCCTAAGATAATTCTTAGACACTTGGATAAAGATTTGTGCACGTAAGGTTGAGCATAATGTTTTTGTAGCACAAAAATATGAGGAGCCACCCTAAATATCCAATAGGACAGGAATACTAAAGTCAATTTTAATCCATGAAATAATGGAGGTTTTCCATGAGTTTTTATGGACAGTTAGGAAATGCCTACAACATAGTGTTCCaggaacaaatatatatatatacaattaatttttaaactatatataaGACATGGAAAtgttattagaagaaaatatatcaaaaatttatAGCTAGAAGGAGGACTTATGAGTTATCCCTCATTTCTACTTTATGCGTTCCcatattttcaaaactttctacAGCTGTAagatactatattttattatatattaattttatattcagaaacattcttttttaacaaaaggaGTATGAGACAAACACGAACATGAAagaataatattgataaaatttgTGTCCTCCTGGCAAAAGACCCTGAACTCACTGTCATGAGATATCAGATAAAAACACAAGTCCAGTACGGCTGGACCAGCAGACCGTGCAGCCAGGGATATCACAAAGCAGACACATAGAAAGATCCAAGAACAAGTTTATGAAAGAACAGATTTGACCCTCATGGTCCACTTGCTGAAGAGATTCATCAGGACCCAGGGCAGGAGGAAGCAGTAACTAACACCCGTGTGGTACTGTCCTGAGTGCTTGGGTACATAGTAGTTCAGCTATAGCTAATTTTTATCAGGCTTATAACATCCCAAATTTAAAACCCTCCCAGCAAGGTTAGAGGGAGAGGTCTAGACCAGAGAACCATTTCCTGGATAGCAGACTAGGTGAAGAGGGGCTCGTAGAAAAGGAAAGGTCCTGTGAGGACCTCAGAAAGCCACCCAGAAGGGACACCTCCTGTCTAGGTGACCTCACCCACCCTGATCCCACACCCCTTGGGTCAAAGTGGAAGGTCCTCTGGTAGCCCTAGCACACAGTGGGATGGACAAGGGCCAGCTGGAGATGTTGACATTCTCCAGTTCACCTGTCTTCTCACCACCCACTGTTCACTCCTCTTGACTTTCTTGGTCCGGGACAACCCTCTGGATCCTATGCTTAGCTTCAGTGTACCCCAAGCTCCACTGGTTAGCAAACTAGTTGACAGCTGGCTCGGACCTTGGAACCCTTCCAAGACATCTTCCCAAGATTTGAATTGTAGCCACCATTTCAGGTGAGGAGTCCCTGTAGCAGATGCTGTCGGTGCCTCACCACATCCCCTACTTCTGGAGATGCCACCCTGACTTCCATCTCCAGCATTGATAGCTATTTGCCGGAGGCCTTTGGACATCAGAGACCACTCTGCCCACATGTGCAGCAGGTCAAAGCACCAACCTGGGAACAGCCTTCAATCAGTGACTCATGAGAGTTCGAGGATAAATGCCCCAGTTTCTTACTGTTCGCACGAGGTAACCCTGAGAATATCTTCTGCAGGTTTCCCAGAGCTCCCCAGCTCCAGTGTCCACAGTTGACATTTGCTTGATAGGGAAccatgaattgccttccttccccttcccgtGTCACTTCTCTACTCCTCTACTGGTGGATTCTGGGATTACCTCCCAAGTAAACTACTTGTGTTCAGATCCTTTTCTCAGAGCTTGCTTCTGATAGAACCAAAATAGCACCGTGTCCCACCCCTGGCCATGTGGAATTGATCACAGAGGGCTGACCCTTGGCAGTTTCCACATATCTGTCGATGCTGAGGGGTGAGCAGGACAAACTGAGAAGCTGGGGGGGTCAGTGGCCCTTTGCTGTGCAACCTCTGGGACTCACCTCTGTGGAGACGGGCCACAGTCACAGATGGGACACCAAACATCACATCTCCAATCAAATCCAAGAAGAGGTCTTTCTTTTTGACAGGGTCATCGGTCCCACCCAAATACTTCTCAGTGGCCGCAGGAGTCAGTTCCTCAGGAATGTTCTGAAATGGATCAAGAGTGACAGTGACCACCAACCCCTGGCAAATGACACAGCTTCTCTTCTTGCATTAATGGTGAACCTCTCCAGCCCTGTGCAACCACCCCTTACTTCACGAGGCAGGTGGGAAAGGTAGTAAAATGGGGGTAGAACCCTCTGGCAACAGTCTTCCTTCTGCCATTTAATAgtctgtgatttggggcaagcCCCTCTTCTTTGGTCTCAGCCAATTCCTGTGATTCCCTAGACTCTTACAACAATGGGGTAGGACTTCCACAAGAGAGACGTGGCTGTCTTCTGGTCCAGCTTGCCTTCAGAGAGCGGGTAACCCATCAACTGTTAAAACAATGGTAAAGCAGTTGTGAATCATTGAGAATTAGCAAGAAGAACCAAGCTGATCAACCAACCAAACCAATGCAGGCTGACGGTCACCTTGTCACGTCTTGATGGGCATGGGTCTTTCATAAGCTGGGCAAATTCAGTACATCAAAAGGACTTATTCGACCCAGAAACTCAAGGAGtgcaaaaaggagaaagtaaatgttaaaagaagCTGTCCCAGTCCTTTGcagtttgtatgtgtatatatacgtcAGGCTACAGTCCTCACAACGGTCATTGAGACAGAGTGAGAGTGTAGAAGTGGAGGGCTctaggcagaggacagagagctCACAAATACCCTCCCTGGCTCAGCTGACAGGGGAAGCCCAGAATCCTGCCGTTATGGCTTTGGTCCTTCAGTGTAACCCCGAAATTGTTCTGATGTGAGAACTGCAGAACTCTGCACGTAATGACTCCATCCAAACCTCTGCTGTAACGGACTTGATCAAACTCTATCAAGGCTTCTAGCAGCTCAAGGCCCTGTCTTTAGAATGACCCTGTCCCCTTTAAAACTCCTGCCTGAGAAAGCTCCCTGCATCCAGGGCAATTTAACCTTTATTCCAGCCACACCTGCTGATGGGTAGGTAGGTCCCTGAACCCCCTGTTAGAGCAGCTACTTTAGAAAGCTTGCAATTGCAAATCCTTCCTGtgccctttgagatgtaaatctatCACCCAAACAGTTTCCTTAAGGACCTgagagccatctctttgaaatgcagaTTTCAGGGGATGACTCTTGCTCTCTCTAATTCCCTGTGATGGGAGAAAGACCTAAGTACACTGGACACCTTGTTAGAACTTATACCAATGCCCCTTGTTACAAAGAGAGGAGAGCTTGTTTCTCCCCTGGGTAGGCACCAATTAACTAATCCTGGCAGCCTAGGCAAGTGCaaactcccactcccaccccgtAGCCTTTCCCTGAGCACAGGGACCCTTTAAATAGACTCCAAACTTGAGTTTCAGGGACTTGAACTCAGTTCACACTGGACTCTTTTCCCTACTGCGGtggtataaatgaataaaacctgTCCTCATCATGTCAACTAGTATGCGCTTTGTTTATCTTTGGCAGAAGGGAAAGCTCTTCCTAGCTTGTAGAAGTCATTTTAAGTCAAGAGGAAGCAAGTTCCTCTGAATCTTTGCAGTTGGATGACCAGGAGCGTGTGTGGGGTTTACGGAGAAACCATGAAGGCGCCAGGCCCAAGGGGAGAGGCTGTAGGGCCGCGGCTTCACACTCCTTCACCCCCGAGCTCCTTtcctttccaggcctcagttttctcatctgcccaGTGATTGTTTCTACAGGCCTCCCAGCATGGACATTTCAGGATTCTTGGATTGGAACACAATCAGAGAGTGTCTGGGGAGAGGGAACCTCAGGGCCACACACCCAGGTGAGAATTGGGCCCTCCAGAGGTTGCCAAGGAAATGTCAACTTGTGTGAAGGGGACAGCTGTCCTGGACCCCGGAGGGGCTCCACAGGAGGAGGAGATCCTGTGACCTGAGTTGGGAGAGGTGATGTGAAGGGCAGGGGAGGTGAGTCTAAGAGACCAGCACATTCTCACCGTTGGAAGAATCCAGCCAAACTCTTGCTTGTTGAATCCGATGATGTAGGGAACagtgttgaacgtcttttcagcCAGAATCTCCTCAGGCATCTTTGGCAGCAGCACTCCATCAACCACAGTGGGCAGGAAGGGATGGCTCTGGGAAGAGGGAGCACAGTGTCTGTGCTTCGTCTCTCAAGGAAACACCTGCCTCCGCATCTCCACCTGTCTGAGCGCAAGGCCAGCACCACAGAGCTGCGTGCTCACGGCAGACACCGCAGAACTCAAGATCCTAACGAAGGAGGCTAAGTCTGTATGACTCCGGAGGGCAGAACTTCGACCAGGGGCTAGAGATGGTAAGGTGATGGGGGCAAGTCAATCACAAATgggaatatatatgcatatatatccatatttacatatatttgtgtgtatagaTTGAAATGTTGAGATGTATGTACACACGCATATTTACGTATATTTCAATTTGAAGTGTATGTCTATCTATGGGTATCTCTCTCTCTACAGTCAGTCTTCATTATTCCTGGTAGTTTAGGTCTGTAAGTCACTGTGCACCCTGAATTAGTGAACATTGAGCCAGGTTCTCAGGTTGGTTCTCCCGGGGGAAGTACAGGGTCAGGTTCCTGcgagcctctggtcacattttcaCCCACCCTGGTTTACAAGTGTTTAAAAACATCTGATGTAATACACATCTATTACACACGATTAGTTATCGGTAGCTGCTATTGATAATAAAGCACCAGTATAGAAGGGCTCCACATTTCCCAGGCCCTGGGTAATGTGACTGCAGTTTCCTTGGCCTCCAGCATCATCACAGTGCCACATAAGACCGTTTTTTATCCATCGTCATCTCATGAAAGCACAAATGCAGCTGTTTTTACACAGCTTCATCACACGCTATGGATGTTACTCTAGCCTTTCCAGAGGGGTCTCACGGcaaatttcctcctcctttttctggaTGGGCTGCAGGGTTGATCCATTAACACTGAACACACAGCCGGCAGCACTGTGACCCACGCCTGAACGAAGCTCATCAAACACACGGACTTTCTCCCATGTTGGGCACATCATGGCATtattgtgcttaggaacactagacagcccCTCAGCACTATCCTTGGGaccattttaaagagagaaaccaccaacagaaagcagaaaaatctgaaaaatgtggCACTAATTAGACTGTGAAAAGGGCACTTCTTAATAGTATGATAGATGAAACAAGAAGACATAGTGTTGCCTTGTTGGATCTCAGATGGGAACGTACGTGTCATCACTTGACTCACACTTTCTGCCCCTCTGTGCATATCCGTGAATGACCACAAAAGTGCCCCGAGTATTGATTTTGGGTAACAAATACATTTCAGTGAATAGGTGAGTTCACAAATACAGAATTCACGATCAATGACAACTGACTGTAGCTATGTACCTGTATTTAAACATGAGCTATTCTTGATAAGTGATTTGCTTGAAGGAGGCAGTGAGCTCCCGAACGCTCAAGGTGCTGAAACTGAGACTTGGCTCCCTATCCGAGAGAAGCAGCAGGAGTAAAAGAATCAGGGATGAGCTCATGTTGTGttgaaaaatgtattaatattagGTTTCacttttgatgaaaaatatttacacGATCACAGATTCAGCAGGGCCTCACTCACATATCACTGTCTAAGAAGCTGGTTCTGGGTACAGTTATGTTTCATAGTTGGTCACAGAAGTTGTTAAGAGCATGGGTATTGGAGCCAGACTATTGGGATTCGAAAGCTgcctctgccactaactagctggtAACTTGGGAAAGTGATTTCACCTgtttgtgcctcactttcctcatttgtaagatgggTTGTTGTGGGGCTTAAATGGCTGAACCCATGCAAAATGCTCAGCACAGTCTCTGGTATTTGGAAAGGGTTGGATAAACATTAGATATTATTCATGAGCAGCATTGTTACAGATCCCTTGCATAGACCCCACCCCCTTGTGCCATATTTCCAGCTCCACATACTATGTGTCATATTCCCCCTTGGATGGCAGGCGAAACTGGATAATCCCCAGGCTTTGAGACCCTGTGACTCCCAGGACCTGTGTCTGCTCCACAAGGGCCAATGAAGACCGGCCAGTTCTGGCCGCAGAGGAGAAGTTGTGTCAAGTGATCTGACTCAGCAGGACAAGGGCCCAAATCCTAATGCAATATGGCTGACAATAGGAACAGAGGATCAGGATGCCACCACTGATGTCTACAAAGGGCTGTGCGGTTCAGAAAGGGCTGCTGTGGGAAGCTGCCTAGAGGAGCAACTCCTTCTGTGAGGAAGACACACGGCAGCCCACATGAGGGAGGTGGCTCCCATCTGCAGTGGGCCTGGGGAATGAAGACTATTCCAAACAATGCGAATGGCATGAGCACAGTGACCGAGGTGTCAGTGTGTAGCACAAATCCCAGGAACCTCAGACCCCGGGAGCCCTGGGCTTGGAGGAAGGCTGTGGGGCGTGGACAGAGAGAGAGTACATGGTGTAGCACACTTTCTGCACCATGTCCGGCACAGAGCAGGGACTCAGATATGCTTTGAAAGATAACTCCATGCAGGTGAGCTGACTTGTCTGGTAAGGAGGGTCAGCCTTTTAAGAGGGGGTGACATGCCCTGACCTGGGTCCACAAGGGTAAGTCTGGCTGCACTGTGGGGCATGGTAGTAGGACGGAGAGTAGAGGTGGAAGATAGGAAAGTCCAGGAGACAGACCATGAGGGCGTGATCCGGGAGGCATCCTGCGGGGCTGACAGACACGAGCAACAGTGGGAATGGCAGTGATCACCGCTGTCCAGTATGGTTGCAGGTGGCTGCCCTGTGTAGGGCTCCTGCATCACCTGGCTCAAGTAAAAAGCCCAGTGGCCTGATtcatcccttctcttcttcttttgctccacatcctgtccaCTAGCACATCCTGTGAGCTGTTACTTCAAAAATATTGAGGTGCCAAGCCCTTCTCAACACCCCCTCTGCAGTGGGCTTGTCCAAGCCGCCATGACCCCTTGCCTGGAttgctgcagcccagggttccccccAGCTGCTGTCCCTGCAtctgctctgccccttccccaccttccATTTAGCACAGCCATCAACGAGCCCTTTGTAACATCCAAGGTCACTCACTCCCTCACTCCTCTGTTCAGAACCTTCCTAAGAATTTCTTGTGCATCCAGGAGGACGGAGGTGTCCTGAAGACTGAGATTCTTGGCTCCCTCACGGACAGCCCTGAAGATGGTGCAGCCTTCACAGCTAATCAACCCTGCAGCCTCGAGGAGAAGATCTGGGCTCCTCAATGAAGGCTCCAGAGAAACCCCTTACCCAGTTTTCTCCACCTTCCCATAGTGGAAATTTTAATCCAGGCTTCTCCCTGGGGTCATTGTTGGGATCAGGAAATGTAAACCAGAAGAGGGTTAGCTGGGCCAAGGGGAAACAGATTTGATGACTgggagcactgggctgggagtcaggggAACATGGTCCAGTCTTATGTACTCTTGGCTGTGTTATCCAGGCAGTCAtggtccctctctgggcctcagcaaTATGAACACAGGCAGTTACTATGAGTCCACAGGGAGaattctttcattcatatttAAGTGGAGCTTAAAGCTATGGGTCCTGGGACTGACCCTGTGGCCTTGTgcttaagttcagcacgctccacttcagcagctcgggTGCATTTCCCGGGCACAGACCAACAACACCCACGGCAGCCACGCTGCCGCAGTGATTCACATGCAAAGTGGGGGAAGATaggcaatagatgctagctcagggtgaatcttcctaaccaaaaaaagaaagaaaagaaaagaagagaaaaaaaagaaaacatccgTCCTTACCTCTCTGGGGTCTCCATGGAAATCAAGGGTGAAAAATTTCtgtgaagacaaaggcagaggaTGTAGGTGAGAAGGGTTCCTGGAGAAAGAAGCTGGACACCCTGGCTGCCCTGGGCATGAGCACAGGGTGCAGGTGTAGGATGGTGGAGGGGCTCTGGAGAGGACGTCTGTGGTGGCGCGTGCCCCGCCCTCCATCCATTTCCCATTCTTGTTCCCCCAGGAGACAACACCTTCTTTTCCCTTTGGGGGACCTCACTCTTCCCCACTCTCAGCCCACGATTGCAGGCATCTACATGTGACCTGGGGTGCCCCATCTCCCTGACCAGAGATTAGTCCAGGGATGGGCACCATGCCATGTCAGTTCAATAGTGTTTACCCCAAATATTTTCTGGAATTATTGGGAAACAACGATTTGAAGCAGATGAGGATGCAAGTCTAGAGGGCTATTGCTGTCTTTAACTTCCCTTGGGGACAGAGAGATTTTTAACAATATCATATGTGAATCTGCATCTAGCGGCACCTG
This genomic window from Equus przewalskii isolate Varuska chromosome 3, EquPr2, whole genome shotgun sequence contains:
- the LOC103542785 gene encoding liver carboxylesterase-like isoform X2, whose protein sequence is MKAVWACSLTHSTGDEHSPGNWGHLDQVAALRWVQENIANFGGDPSSVTIFGESAGGESVSVLVLSPLAKNLFHRAISESGVALTTCLVKKDSKAEAQQIAILAGCKTTTSAVIVDCLRQKTEDELLETSLKMKFFTLDFHGDPRESHPFLPTVVDGVLLPKMPEEILAEKTFNTVPYIIGFNKQEFGWILPTLMGYPLSEGKLDQKTATSLLWKSYPIVNIPEELTPAATEKYLGGTDDPVKKKDLFLDLIGDVMFGVPSVTVARLHRDAGAPTYMYEFQYRPSFSSDMKPKTVIGDHGDDVYSVFGVPLIKEGASEEEIKLSKMVMKFWANFARNGNPNGEGLPHWPVYDQKEGYLQIGVPTQAAQKLKDKEVAFWTKLLAEAVEKPLQTEHIEL
- the LOC103542785 gene encoding liver carboxylesterase-like isoform X1 — translated: MKAVWGGATTSHACSLTHSTGDEHSPGNWGHLDQVAALRWVQENIANFGGDPSSVTIFGESAGGESVSVLVLSPLAKNLFHRAISESGVALTTCLVKKDSKAEAQQIAILAGCKTTTSAVIVDCLRQKTEDELLETSLKMKFFTLDFHGDPRESHPFLPTVVDGVLLPKMPEEILAEKTFNTVPYIIGFNKQEFGWILPTLMGYPLSEGKLDQKTATSLLWKSYPIVNIPEELTPAATEKYLGGTDDPVKKKDLFLDLIGDVMFGVPSVTVARLHRDAGAPTYMYEFQYRPSFSSDMKPKTVIGDHGDDVYSVFGVPLIKEGASEEEIKLSKMVMKFWANFARNGNPNGEGLPHWPVYDQKEGYLQIGVPTQAAQKLKDKEVAFWTKLLAEAVEKPLQTEHIEL